From the Kiritimatiellaceae bacterium genome, one window contains:
- a CDS encoding EamA family transporter: MPVYLLLALIAALGYSTGSIFNKQAMTEGCGVFRVFAAMTWTTTVLLLPFVLLAGTAAPWHQFYQPMLATICWLGGASLWMSALRTGEVSLIAPVAGMKPVFNALLTALLLGAPLSPNVWAACGLTAVALLVMRTPDPKTHASFLKTAGLMAGAVFCYALCDVCLQKWAGGWGALRFTGLMFMMASLLMFTLIPRFGTPYRDLSRPARRHLKTGMMIASLPGICMGLAVGRYGHAPEVNVMYSSHALWSVLLVWAFGRHIGNLEHTAGRGVMLRRLAGALILLTAIVLIISGRAP, from the coding sequence ATGCCGGTCTATCTTCTTCTCGCTCTGATCGCCGCGCTGGGCTACAGCACCGGCAGCATCTTCAACAAGCAGGCTATGACCGAAGGGTGCGGCGTCTTCCGCGTCTTCGCCGCCATGACCTGGACAACCACCGTTCTTCTTCTTCCCTTTGTGCTTCTCGCCGGAACCGCCGCGCCGTGGCATCAGTTTTATCAACCGATGCTCGCCACCATCTGCTGGCTAGGCGGAGCGTCGCTGTGGATGAGCGCCCTGCGCACCGGCGAAGTCAGCCTGATCGCGCCGGTGGCGGGAATGAAGCCGGTCTTTAACGCCCTGCTCACTGCGCTACTGCTGGGCGCCCCGCTTTCACCCAACGTCTGGGCTGCCTGCGGACTCACCGCCGTCGCCCTGCTGGTTATGCGCACGCCGGACCCGAAAACCCATGCGTCGTTTCTAAAAACCGCAGGACTGATGGCTGGCGCGGTTTTCTGTTACGCGCTCTGCGACGTCTGTCTGCAAAAATGGGCGGGCGGCTGGGGCGCCCTGCGCTTCACCGGACTGATGTTTATGATGGCCTCCCTGCTGATGTTCACGCTGATTCCGCGCTTCGGAACACCCTACCGCGACCTATCGCGCCCCGCACGGCGGCACCTAAAAACCGGCATGATGATCGCTTCACTGCCAGGTATCTGTATGGGGCTGGCGGTCGGCCGCTACGGTCACGCGCCGGAAGTGAACGTCATGTACAGCTCACATGCTCTCTGGAGTGTTCTGTTGGTCTGGGCGTTCGGGCGGCATATCGGCAACCTCGAACACACCGCCGGACGCGGCGTCATGCTCCGCCGCCTGGCCGGTGCGCTGATTCTGCTCACCGCCATCGTCCTGATTATTTCCGGACGCGCTCCTTAG
- the tsaA gene encoding tRNA (N6-threonylcarbamoyladenosine(37)-N6)-methyltransferase TrmO yields the protein MNIEPVGIIRSCFKEKFGIPRQPGLIKSATATLELLPPYNVAEALRGIEKFSHLWIVFAFHESICETFQPTVRPPRLGGNTRLGVFATRSPFRPNPIGLSVVELKAVRGTTLELIGGDFLDGTPVLDIKPYIPYADSIPGARGGFADDAPEPVNTVALTPEAQTVFQTLEKNQQQLITDVLSYNPRPAYQDDDPARIFGTRLFDFDVKWKHAGKSVTIISII from the coding sequence ATGAATATCGAACCGGTCGGAATCATTCGCTCCTGCTTTAAGGAAAAGTTCGGCATCCCGCGCCAGCCGGGACTGATCAAAAGCGCGACCGCCACGCTCGAACTGCTCCCGCCGTACAACGTCGCCGAAGCACTGCGCGGCATTGAGAAGTTTTCCCATCTTTGGATCGTGTTCGCCTTTCATGAAAGCATCTGCGAAACGTTTCAGCCGACGGTTCGTCCGCCGCGCCTCGGCGGCAATACCCGCCTGGGGGTTTTCGCCACACGCTCGCCGTTCCGTCCCAACCCGATCGGTCTTTCCGTCGTCGAACTCAAAGCCGTGCGCGGCACAACACTGGAACTCATAGGCGGCGACTTTCTCGACGGAACTCCGGTTCTGGACATTAAGCCGTACATTCCGTACGCCGACAGCATTCCCGGCGCGCGCGGCGGCTTCGCCGACGACGCGCCGGAACCGGTCAACACGGTTGCTTTAACTCCGGAAGCGCAGACGGTTTTCCAGACCTTGGAAAAAAATCAGCAGCAGCTCATCACCGACGTCCTCAGCTACAACCCGCGCCCCGCCTATCAGGACGATGACCCGGCGCGGATTTTCGGAACCCGGCTATTCGACTTCGATGTGAAGTGGAAACACGCCGGCAAGTCCGTAACCATCATTTCTATAATTTAA
- a CDS encoding helix-turn-helix transcriptional regulator, which yields METASNEAIRQEIGKRLQSERLNRNITQAALAEKAGIARRTLVGAERGESFTIDTLISILRELGCLSQLDLFLPEPEISPVQLSKLNGKKRKKASGKFTYPQPRTTPWVWNEE from the coding sequence ATGGAAACAGCCAGCAACGAGGCGATCCGTCAGGAGATCGGAAAGCGCCTGCAAAGCGAGCGCCTCAACCGGAATATCACGCAGGCGGCACTGGCCGAAAAGGCCGGTATCGCCCGCCGCACACTGGTCGGAGCCGAGCGCGGCGAAAGCTTCACTATCGACACCCTGATCTCCATCCTCCGGGAACTGGGATGCCTGTCGCAACTCGACCTGTTTCTTCCCGAACCGGAAATCAGTCCGGTACAACTCTCGAAGCTCAACGGGAAGAAGCGCAAAAAAGCTTCCGGCAAGTTCACCTATCCGCAACCCCGCACGACACCGTGGGTCTGGAATGAAGAATGA
- a CDS encoding type II toxin-antitoxin system HipA family toxin produces the protein MNPSVTADVLLWGNVIGSASWDADRQLALFEYAPDFLDSGIALAPLTMPLRKQVYSFPELARESFHGLPGMLADALPDRFGNLLIDEWLVRTGRSPADFTPVERLCYLGQRGMGALEFRPALRDRQSGSVPVNVAALVDLANTALAQKEMLATKIGPENEEELDGMRDILRVGTSAGGARAKAVIAWNEKTGEVRSGQVKAPPGFGYWLIKFDGIGGNRDKELNDPQGFGKIEYAYHRMALAAEIEMSECRLFQENGRSHFMTRRFDRTNDGKKIFMQSLCGIAHMDFNQAGAYGYEQALDVAQRLGLGAGALEQLFRRMVFNVMARNQDDHTKNIAFLMNKRGEWRLAPAYDVIYCYNPDGAWTRRHQMSVNGKHDNFEKADFEAVAKRFSILRKNGVNQILEETAAALARWPQFATEAGVPEQTAQQIASHHRQIYR, from the coding sequence ATGAATCCGTCCGTCACAGCTGATGTGCTCCTGTGGGGTAACGTCATCGGATCGGCCTCGTGGGATGCTGACCGGCAGCTGGCGCTGTTTGAGTATGCGCCGGACTTCCTCGACAGCGGCATTGCACTCGCGCCGCTCACCATGCCGCTGCGCAAGCAGGTCTATTCCTTTCCCGAACTGGCGCGCGAGTCGTTCCACGGACTGCCCGGTATGCTGGCCGACGCCCTGCCCGACCGGTTCGGTAACCTGCTGATCGATGAATGGCTCGTCCGCACCGGACGCTCTCCCGCCGACTTCACGCCGGTCGAGCGACTCTGCTACCTCGGACAGCGCGGCATGGGCGCGCTGGAATTCCGCCCCGCCCTCCGCGACCGGCAAAGCGGCTCGGTTCCGGTCAACGTGGCGGCGCTGGTCGATCTGGCCAACACCGCACTGGCGCAGAAAGAAATGCTCGCCACAAAAATCGGCCCGGAAAACGAAGAAGAACTCGACGGCATGCGCGATATTTTGCGGGTCGGCACCTCGGCAGGCGGCGCGCGCGCCAAAGCCGTTATCGCGTGGAACGAGAAAACCGGCGAAGTCCGCTCCGGACAGGTCAAAGCGCCGCCCGGCTTCGGCTACTGGCTGATCAAATTCGACGGCATCGGCGGCAACCGCGATAAAGAACTCAACGATCCGCAGGGCTTCGGCAAAATTGAATACGCCTATCACCGCATGGCGCTGGCCGCCGAAATCGAAATGAGCGAATGCCGCCTCTTTCAGGAAAACGGGCGCAGTCATTTTATGACCCGCCGCTTCGACCGCACGAATGACGGAAAAAAGATTTTCATGCAGTCGCTCTGCGGCATCGCCCACATGGATTTCAATCAGGCGGGAGCCTACGGCTACGAACAGGCGCTGGATGTCGCGCAGCGTCTCGGACTTGGTGCTGGCGCACTTGAACAACTCTTCCGGCGAATGGTCTTCAACGTCATGGCCCGCAATCAGGACGACCATACAAAAAATATCGCCTTCCTGATGAACAAGCGGGGTGAATGGCGGCTCGCTCCGGCCTACGACGTCATTTACTGCTACAACCCCGACGGCGCGTGGACGCGCCGTCACCAGATGAGCGTCAACGGCAAACACGACAACTTTGAAAAAGCCGACTTTGAAGCCGTCGCCAAACGCTTCAGCATCCTCCGCAAAAACGGGGTAAATCAGATACTTGAAGAAACCGCCGCCGCCCTTGCCCGCTGGCCGCAGTTCGCCACGGAAGCCGGCGTCCCCGAACAAACCGCACAGCAGATTGCCAGCCATCACCGCCAGATATATAGGTAA
- a CDS encoding ATP-binding protein — protein sequence MNPITNPFAPGAGTPPPELAGRDELLKTIHIAIERTRLGFPTKSVLLVGLRGVGKTVLLDRMRDDAETSGIQTLRIEAPENRSLPALLAPQLRQCLLRLSRNEKAKELAQRALRGLAGFAKALKVKYEDIEVGFDFDPEPGLADNGDLEHDLQALLEVVGAAAKSAGTALVMFVDELQYVQETELEALIMALHRVSQRQLPVMLVGAGLPQLRGRMGRAKSYAERLFDFPEIGPLNPDAAKQAILKPAADQNVLVEKDALERIVQETEGYPYFIQEWGKHAWDAAEKSPITLLDVTLVSKEAIAALDESFFRVRFDRLTPAEKRYLRAMAELGAGPHRSGDIADILNRKVSALGPTRGQLINKGMIWSPNHGDTAFTVPLFDGFMHRVMPGDDWKKD from the coding sequence ATGAATCCGATCACTAATCCATTTGCACCGGGTGCAGGGACTCCTCCTCCAGAACTAGCCGGACGCGACGAACTCCTAAAAACCATTCATATTGCCATCGAACGAACTCGCCTTGGGTTTCCAACCAAGAGCGTTCTGCTGGTCGGATTGCGCGGCGTTGGCAAAACGGTGTTGCTGGATAGAATGCGTGATGATGCAGAAACATCCGGAATTCAGACCTTACGAATCGAAGCTCCGGAAAACCGCTCTTTGCCCGCCTTGCTGGCCCCGCAACTCCGTCAATGCCTCCTTCGTCTTTCCCGAAACGAAAAAGCAAAAGAGTTGGCGCAACGGGCACTCCGCGGACTTGCCGGTTTTGCCAAAGCCCTGAAGGTTAAATACGAAGACATTGAAGTGGGTTTTGATTTTGATCCCGAACCGGGGCTGGCCGATAACGGCGATTTGGAACACGACCTCCAGGCCTTATTGGAAGTAGTTGGCGCTGCAGCAAAAAGTGCCGGTACCGCGCTCGTCATGTTTGTTGACGAGCTCCAATATGTTCAGGAAACAGAACTTGAAGCACTAATTATGGCACTTCACAGGGTTTCACAACGTCAGTTGCCAGTTATGCTGGTCGGAGCAGGGTTGCCGCAGTTGCGTGGTCGTATGGGAAGAGCAAAGTCCTACGCTGAGCGTTTATTCGATTTCCCGGAAATTGGCCCTCTTAATCCGGACGCCGCGAAACAGGCCATCCTTAAACCTGCCGCAGATCAGAATGTGCTTGTCGAAAAAGATGCGCTGGAGCGGATTGTACAGGAAACCGAAGGATACCCCTATTTCATTCAGGAGTGGGGGAAACATGCCTGGGATGCCGCCGAAAAATCCCCCATCACTCTTCTGGACGTAACGCTGGTTTCAAAAGAAGCCATTGCCGCTCTTGATGAAAGTTTCTTTCGCGTCCGTTTTGATCGTCTGACGCCAGCAGAAAAACGTTATCTGCGAGCCATGGCCGAACTCGGAGCCGGGCCGCACCGCTCCGGCGATATCGCGGATATTCTTAACCGCAAGGTAAGCGCCCTCGGACCGACTCGCGGCCAGTTGATTAACAAAGGAATGATTTGGAGTCCGAATCACGGAGATACCGCTTTCACGGTTCCGCTATTCGATGGTTTCATGCATCGCGTCATGCCGGGCGACGACTGGAAGAAAGACTGA
- a CDS encoding zf-TFIIB domain-containing protein, translated as MKCPKCNGSMGSAKYADTTVDRCADCGGIWCDVFEAEDLAEAKGGTSVDAGSKIKGLQMNKVHDIKCPRCGKPMQTASDREDPLLKFEVCTACHGYFLDAGELRDMAHVTSAEKATENLFFKAKQFLIAFISMHTAANPQKKK; from the coding sequence ATGAAATGTCCAAAATGTAATGGTTCTATGGGAAGCGCAAAATACGCTGATACGACCGTTGATCGTTGCGCCGACTGCGGAGGAATCTGGTGTGATGTTTTCGAGGCGGAAGATTTGGCAGAAGCTAAGGGCGGCACTTCGGTTGACGCCGGCAGCAAAATCAAGGGCCTGCAGATGAATAAAGTTCACGACATCAAATGTCCCCGCTGCGGAAAACCGATGCAAACTGCTTCCGACCGTGAAGATCCTCTCCTCAAATTTGAAGTCTGCACCGCCTGCCACGGTTACTTCCTTGATGCAGGTGAACTCCGTGACATGGCTCACGTCACATCAGCTGAAAAGGCAACCGAGAACCTCTTCTTCAAAGCCAAACAGTTCCTGATCGCCTTTATATCCATGCACACCGCAGCGAACCCGCAGAAGAAGAAATAA
- a CDS encoding leucine--tRNA ligase: MNEKYPFSEIEPKWQAHWNEHGLFKTDLSKTAQKYYCLMMFPYPSGKLHVGHGRNYIIGDAVVRYKKMRGFNVLSPMGWDAFGLPAENAAIKTGTPPRESTLKNIVVMKEQLAAWGCCYDWDKEVTSCEPEYYKWTQWLFIQMFNRGLAYKKKSNVNWCPSCATVLANEQVVDGLCDRCDSTVVQKALEQWFFKITDYAQRLLDDLDTLEGWPERVKTMQRNWIGRSEGSEIDFALVPRADGKADCSNKVSCFTTRVDTIYGCTYMVLAPEYVNLKEMIAGLPQEQEVLKFVADSAKLTNLDRESDVLEKKGVFTGRYVVNPFTGEKVPLWVGDYVLMYGTGAVMAVPAHDTRDWAFAKKYNLPIKLSIQNPEGSLVLADMDDAYTEDGVCCDSGEFTGLPNREAISAMIKHAEEKGFGKGTINFRLRDWLISRQRYWGAPIPIVYCDRCGMVPVNDDELPVLLPTDVEFKPTGESPLKGSDAFMNCSCPKCGEPARRESDTMDTFVDSSWYFLRYLNARDSSQAIDSKACNQWLPVDQYIGGIEHAILHLLYARFFTKVIHDLGLIGFDEPFAKLFTQGMICKKSDIDGKLYKMSKSKGNVVSPNELIENYGADTVRLYTLFIGPPEKEAEWNDSAVEGSYRFLARIWRRVWQNKEMLCTAGIPACNINAMDKPERDLYRKLNESVKKITSDLDGAFHFHTAISTIMELMNAIDEIKVDAASSDQAKAVFRDAIEKVIVLISPFAPHISEELWKELGHTGGILAAKWPEVVEAALHRDEIQMALQVNGKVRGQITVPSTATKEEIEKLAVTDEAVIRWSEGKTIKKVIVVPGRLVNIAVG, from the coding sequence ATGAACGAGAAATACCCTTTTTCTGAAATTGAACCGAAGTGGCAGGCGCACTGGAACGAGCACGGCCTGTTCAAAACCGATCTGTCAAAGACGGCGCAGAAGTATTACTGCCTGATGATGTTCCCCTATCCGTCCGGCAAACTGCACGTCGGCCACGGCCGTAACTACATCATCGGCGACGCCGTCGTCCGCTATAAAAAGATGCGCGGCTTCAATGTGCTCTCGCCGATGGGCTGGGACGCGTTCGGCCTGCCCGCCGAAAACGCCGCAATCAAAACCGGTACGCCGCCGCGCGAAAGCACGCTCAAGAATATCGTTGTGATGAAGGAACAGCTCGCCGCCTGGGGCTGCTGCTACGACTGGGATAAGGAAGTCACCTCCTGCGAGCCGGAATATTACAAATGGACGCAGTGGCTGTTCATCCAGATGTTCAACCGCGGGCTGGCCTATAAGAAGAAAAGCAACGTCAACTGGTGCCCGAGCTGCGCGACGGTGCTGGCCAACGAACAGGTCGTCGACGGCCTCTGCGACCGGTGCGATTCGACCGTGGTGCAGAAGGCGCTCGAACAGTGGTTTTTCAAAATCACCGACTACGCCCAGCGCCTGCTCGACGATCTCGACACGCTCGAAGGCTGGCCGGAGCGCGTAAAGACGATGCAGCGCAACTGGATCGGCCGCTCCGAAGGATCGGAAATTGATTTCGCGCTCGTTCCGCGCGCCGACGGCAAAGCCGACTGCTCGAACAAAGTTTCCTGCTTCACCACCCGCGTGGACACCATTTACGGCTGCACCTATATGGTGCTTGCGCCGGAATACGTGAATCTCAAGGAGATGATCGCCGGTCTGCCGCAGGAGCAGGAAGTGCTGAAGTTTGTCGCCGACAGCGCGAAGCTGACCAACCTCGACCGCGAATCCGACGTGCTCGAAAAGAAAGGCGTCTTTACCGGGCGCTATGTTGTTAATCCGTTCACCGGCGAGAAAGTTCCGCTGTGGGTCGGCGACTATGTGCTGATGTACGGCACCGGCGCGGTGATGGCCGTTCCGGCGCACGATACCCGCGACTGGGCTTTCGCCAAAAAATACAACCTGCCGATCAAGCTCTCGATTCAAAATCCGGAAGGCTCGCTTGTTCTCGCCGACATGGACGACGCCTACACCGAAGACGGCGTCTGCTGCGACTCCGGCGAATTCACCGGCCTACCGAACCGCGAGGCGATCAGCGCGATGATCAAGCACGCCGAAGAAAAAGGCTTCGGCAAAGGCACGATCAATTTCCGCCTGCGCGACTGGCTGATTTCCCGCCAGCGCTACTGGGGCGCGCCGATTCCGATCGTCTATTGCGACCGCTGCGGCATGGTTCCCGTCAACGACGATGAACTGCCGGTTCTTCTGCCGACCGACGTCGAGTTCAAGCCGACCGGCGAGTCGCCGCTCAAAGGCTCGGATGCGTTCATGAATTGTTCCTGCCCGAAGTGCGGCGAACCGGCGCGGCGCGAGTCCGACACGATGGACACGTTCGTCGATTCAAGCTGGTACTTCCTGCGCTACCTCAATGCCCGCGACAGTTCTCAAGCGATTGACAGCAAGGCCTGCAACCAGTGGCTGCCGGTTGACCAGTATATCGGCGGCATCGAGCACGCCATTCTGCACCTGCTCTACGCCCGCTTCTTCACCAAGGTCATTCACGACCTCGGCCTGATCGGCTTCGACGAACCGTTCGCCAAACTTTTCACGCAGGGAATGATCTGCAAAAAGAGCGACATCGACGGCAAGCTCTACAAGATGAGTAAATCCAAAGGCAACGTCGTCAGCCCGAACGAGCTGATCGAAAACTACGGCGCCGACACCGTGCGCCTCTATACGCTCTTCATCGGCCCGCCGGAAAAAGAAGCCGAGTGGAACGACAGCGCCGTCGAAGGCTCTTACCGTTTCCTCGCCCGCATCTGGCGCCGCGTCTGGCAGAACAAAGAGATGCTTTGTACCGCAGGCATCCCTGCCTGCAACATTAACGCAATGGACAAGCCGGAACGCGATCTCTACCGCAAGCTGAACGAGTCGGTGAAGAAAATCACCAGCGACCTCGACGGCGCGTTCCATTTCCATACGGCTATTTCCACCATCATGGAACTGATGAACGCTATCGATGAAATCAAAGTCGATGCCGCCAGTTCCGATCAGGCCAAAGCGGTTTTCCGTGACGCCATCGAAAAAGTGATCGTCCTGATTTCGCCCTTCGCGCCGCATATCTCCGAAGAGCTGTGGAAAGAACTTGGTCATACCGGCGGAATTCTTGCGGCTAAATGGCCGGAAGTGGTCGAAGCCGCGCTGCACCGCGACGAAATTCAGATGGCCTTGCAGGTTAACGGTAAAGTCCGCGGACAAATCACCGTGCCGTCCACCGCGACCAAAGAAGAGATCGAAAAACTCGCCGTCACCGACGAAGCCGTCATCCGCTGGTCCGAAGGCAAAACGATCAAAAAAGTCATCGTCGTCCCCGGCCGTCTGGTGAACATTGCCGTGGGTTAA
- a CDS encoding class I tRNA ligase family protein, translated as MYKQSISEELWKELGHTGGILAAKWPEVVEAALHRDEIRMALQVNGKVRGQITVPSTATKEEIEKLAVADEAVIRWSEGKAIKKVIVVPGRLVNIAVS; from the coding sequence ATCTATAAACAAAGTATAAGCGAAGAGCTCTGGAAAGAACTTGGTCATACCGGCGGAATTCTTGCGGCTAAATGGCCGGAAGTGGTCGAAGCCGCGCTGCACCGCGACGAGATTCGGATGGCCTTGCAGGTCAACGGTAAAGTCCGCGGACAAATCACCGTGCCGTCCACCGCGACCAAAGAAGAGATCGAAAAACTCGCCGTCGCCGACGAAGCGGTCATCCGCTGGTCCGAAGGTAAAGCGATCAAAAAGGTAATCGTCGTCCCCGGTCGACTGGTGAACATTGCAGTCTCATAA
- a CDS encoding Fic family protein — MKGSSSILTPFEAQIRNLREQGVPLRKIAELLNHEHGLTVTYNAVFSFLKTREKTEKHPSLFYENLPADIRESLIKQFTALWTFDSTGIEGNTLTLGETVKVLELGLTISGKPLKDHEEVYGHAKAVELIYDLIQKEKISADDLFNLHRCVMQKSPIDSLRPVGDWKRDYNGTTGVRDGKPVYMEYARPDDTPKLMARWIKEFNRKLRSATSAPKAVNVYAWTHLSFVRIHPFFDGNGRIARLIANLPLLKRGYPPLLIALARRAEYIDLLWNYENAVGVIKTDDPLLPLSPALASFKILLREEWRESLRLVEEARKQAALR, encoded by the coding sequence ATGAAGGGCTCATCATCCATCTTAACTCCGTTTGAAGCGCAGATCCGTAATCTGCGCGAACAGGGCGTTCCGCTTCGTAAAATCGCGGAATTGCTGAACCACGAGCATGGGCTGACCGTCACGTACAACGCCGTGTTTTCATTCCTGAAGACGCGGGAAAAGACCGAAAAGCACCCTTCCCTGTTTTATGAAAATCTTCCCGCCGATATCCGAGAGTCGCTGATCAAACAATTCACCGCTCTCTGGACGTTTGATTCGACCGGGATCGAAGGCAATACGCTGACGCTGGGTGAGACCGTAAAAGTACTGGAGCTGGGGCTGACAATCAGCGGAAAGCCGCTGAAGGATCACGAAGAGGTTTACGGTCACGCCAAGGCGGTCGAGCTGATTTATGATCTGATCCAGAAAGAAAAAATCTCTGCTGACGATCTGTTCAATCTGCACCGTTGCGTGATGCAGAAGAGCCCGATCGATTCTCTGCGTCCGGTCGGCGATTGGAAGCGCGATTACAACGGAACGACCGGCGTGCGCGACGGCAAACCGGTTTATATGGAATATGCCCGGCCGGATGACACGCCGAAACTGATGGCGCGCTGGATTAAAGAGTTCAACCGGAAGCTCCGCTCGGCGACGTCGGCACCCAAAGCGGTCAATGTCTATGCGTGGACACATCTGAGCTTCGTGCGCATTCATCCGTTCTTTGACGGAAACGGACGTATCGCCCGGTTGATCGCCAATCTGCCGCTACTGAAACGCGGCTATCCGCCCCTGCTGATTGCTCTGGCGCGCCGCGCCGAATACATCGACCTGCTGTGGAATTATGAAAACGCGGTCGGTGTTATCAAAACGGATGATCCGTTGCTTCCTTTAAGTCCGGCCCTTGCATCATTTAAAATTCTGCTTCGGGAAGAATGGCGCGAATCGCTCCGCTTAGTTGAAGAAGCCCGAAAACAGGCCGCTTTGCGCTAA